The proteins below are encoded in one region of Pseudonocardia sp. DSM 110487:
- a CDS encoding DUF294 nucleotidyltransferase-like domain-containing protein, which produces MDPRAGPPSAAARESPGLGRPLSEVAGREPLFVEPTATVADVALAMREGHCSCAVVTSRPLGIVTNGDLARVVAERRPPDTPVGQLMSSPVHTLPASAPLIRALLLMLDEGIEHVLVMRGERVTGVVTDVDVMRQQSASPLLVADRIRRAGAGGPHALGDLSADLAGVAAALLADGIDGLRIAAVVAGLRDALTARMLQLAVQELGPPPGQYAWLALGSQGRMEQLLHSDQDTALAFAEPAGEAGEYFPALAQRVTDGLAAAGVPRCPGGFMATNWCRPLGEWQRTFLGWLDEPNARGLLDAQVFLDLRPVGGELDVGVLDRTLARGRHRPGIQLALAQTARRFTPRTRRFRLVRADRLGPDEPKLRGTVPIVLLGRLYGLAAGSSERTTAGRMRAAADANLISADTADTLLDAYAVLLTVRLRTELGGGDPAPLSAPQRRELQGALHAVRSALQASALAFPNPG; this is translated from the coding sequence GTGGATCCCCGCGCAGGTCCGCCGTCCGCGGCGGCGAGGGAGTCGCCTGGCCTCGGCAGGCCGCTGTCGGAGGTGGCGGGCCGCGAGCCGCTGTTCGTCGAGCCCACGGCCACGGTCGCCGACGTCGCGCTGGCCATGCGCGAGGGCCACTGCAGCTGCGCCGTGGTCACATCCCGCCCCCTCGGCATCGTGACGAACGGAGACCTGGCAAGGGTGGTGGCCGAGCGTCGTCCGCCCGACACCCCGGTGGGTCAGCTCATGAGCAGCCCTGTGCACACGCTTCCCGCGAGCGCCCCGCTCATCCGGGCGTTGCTGCTGATGCTCGACGAGGGCATCGAGCACGTCCTGGTGATGCGAGGCGAGCGGGTCACGGGCGTCGTCACCGATGTCGACGTGATGCGCCAGCAGTCCGCAAGCCCGCTGCTCGTCGCCGACCGCATCCGCCGGGCCGGTGCGGGCGGGCCGCACGCGCTCGGGGACCTGTCCGCCGACCTTGCGGGCGTCGCGGCGGCACTGCTCGCGGACGGCATCGACGGCCTGCGCATCGCGGCGGTCGTGGCCGGCCTGCGGGACGCGCTGACCGCCCGGATGCTGCAGCTCGCCGTGCAGGAGCTCGGCCCTCCGCCCGGCCAGTACGCGTGGCTCGCGCTCGGGTCGCAGGGGCGCATGGAGCAGCTCCTGCACTCGGACCAGGACACCGCGCTCGCCTTCGCCGAGCCGGCCGGCGAGGCCGGTGAGTACTTCCCGGCGCTGGCCCAACGGGTCACCGACGGGCTGGCGGCGGCAGGCGTCCCGCGCTGCCCCGGCGGCTTCATGGCGACCAACTGGTGCCGCCCACTCGGTGAGTGGCAGAGGACGTTCCTCGGCTGGCTCGACGAACCGAATGCCCGCGGCCTGCTCGACGCCCAGGTGTTCCTCGACCTCCGCCCCGTCGGGGGCGAGCTCGACGTCGGAGTGCTGGACCGCACGCTGGCCAGGGGGCGCCACCGGCCGGGCATCCAGCTGGCGCTCGCGCAGACCGCCCGCCGGTTCACCCCGCGGACGAGGCGGTTCCGGCTGGTCAGGGCGGACCGGCTCGGGCCGGACGAGCCGAAGCTGCGCGGCACCGTCCCCATCGTCCTGCTCGGGAGGCTCTACGGCCTGGCCGCGGGTTCCTCCGAGCGCACCACCGCCGGGCGGATGCGCGCCGCCGCGGACGCGAACCTGATCTCCGCCGACACGGCCGACACCCTGCTCGACGCCTACGCCGTCCTGCTCACGGTCCGGCTGCGGACGGAGCTCGGCGGCGGGGATCCGGCCCCGCTCTCCGCCCCGCAACGCCGCGAGCTGCAGGGCGCGCTGCACGCCGTCCGCTCCGCGCTGCAGGCCAGCGCCCTCGCCTTCCCGAACCCGGGGTGA
- a CDS encoding sensor histidine kinase, which yields MVPAWVVVVVSLAYLGLLFGIAHHGDKRAATGRSLISSGVVYALSLAVYATSWTYYGSVGRAATRGLEFLTIYLGPALAMACSAVVLRKMIRVSKRYRITSLSDFAAARYGNSRLLGGLVALIAVVGTVPYIALQLKAVSSTFRLVSGGEVSTAGVPPYADTALYVALVLALFAILFGTGHLDASERHEGMVAAIAFESVVKLVAFLAAGLYVTFWLFGGFADLFDRAAASPALADAIDIGGYANWFWLIVLSAFAVLLLPRQFQIGVVENVDERHVRTAAWLFPLYLLVINIFVVPIALAGLLTLGPAVSPDTYVLALQQHSALALLVFIGGLSAATGMVIVETIALSTMVSNSLVMPLLLRRAGTAARGDLGRLVLTIRRVTILVVLLLGFGFFRISGDALGLVDMGLVSFAAVAQFAPALLGGLWWKGATRNGALAGLVAGIALWAYTLLLPELAKTGWVPASIVGDGPFGIALLRPQELFGLTGAGAVGNGVFWSLLVNVVLFVGVSLAGRRTPAETGHAALFVDIERRTPGPGTRFYRGSVPVARLRDLLARFVGTEAATALVAEHGSRRGPPLPDDAQADAELVRRVETALTGAVGPAAARALVASVADEEPLGMAEVVELVGEAQHLRELDRLKDEFVATVTHELRTPLTSIRAFTEILRDNPDLPAAERARYLEIMATETERLTRMVNQVLDLARLESGRAEWRLTDVDLGSVIDEAATATAQLFTDKQVALDVDVPSRPAVAEADRDGVMQVLLNLLSNAAKASPPTGGEVRIRLRTDDGVARIDVADNGPGVPPSDRELIFDRFRRGGAGGTGLGLAISRRIVEQFGGTLRVSDCGGNGRGATFTVGLPALRR from the coding sequence ATGGTCCCCGCTTGGGTGGTGGTGGTCGTTTCGCTGGCCTATCTCGGCCTGCTCTTCGGCATCGCCCACCACGGCGACAAGCGGGCCGCGACGGGGCGCAGCCTGATCTCCAGCGGCGTCGTCTACGCGCTGTCGCTCGCCGTCTACGCCACCTCATGGACGTACTACGGCAGCGTCGGGCGGGCCGCGACGCGGGGGCTGGAGTTCCTGACCATCTACCTCGGTCCAGCGCTGGCGATGGCGTGCTCCGCCGTCGTGCTGCGGAAGATGATCAGGGTCAGCAAGCGCTACCGGATCACGTCGCTCTCGGACTTCGCCGCCGCGCGCTACGGCAACAGCAGGCTGCTCGGCGGGCTGGTCGCGCTCATCGCGGTGGTCGGCACCGTGCCGTACATCGCGCTGCAGCTCAAGGCCGTGTCGAGCACGTTCCGCCTCGTATCCGGCGGGGAGGTGTCGACGGCGGGCGTGCCGCCCTACGCCGACACCGCGCTCTACGTCGCGCTGGTGCTCGCCCTCTTCGCCATCCTGTTCGGCACCGGGCACCTGGACGCATCCGAACGCCACGAGGGCATGGTCGCCGCGATCGCGTTCGAGTCGGTGGTCAAGCTCGTCGCCTTCCTCGCCGCAGGCCTCTATGTCACGTTCTGGCTCTTCGGCGGATTCGCCGACCTGTTCGACCGCGCCGCGGCGTCGCCAGCACTCGCGGACGCGATCGACATCGGCGGGTACGCCAACTGGTTCTGGCTGATCGTGCTGTCCGCGTTCGCGGTGCTGCTGCTCCCCCGCCAGTTCCAGATCGGCGTGGTCGAGAACGTCGACGAGCGGCACGTCCGCACGGCCGCCTGGCTGTTCCCCCTCTACCTGCTCGTGATCAACATCTTCGTGGTGCCGATCGCGCTCGCCGGCCTCCTCACGCTCGGCCCCGCGGTCAGCCCGGACACCTACGTGCTCGCGCTGCAGCAGCACAGCGCGCTCGCGCTGCTGGTCTTCATCGGTGGGCTGTCGGCTGCGACCGGGATGGTGATCGTCGAGACGATCGCGCTCTCCACGATGGTGTCGAACTCGCTCGTCATGCCGCTGCTGCTGCGGCGCGCCGGCACGGCCGCCCGCGGCGATCTCGGCAGGCTCGTCCTGACGATCCGCCGCGTCACGATCCTCGTGGTGCTGCTGCTCGGCTTCGGGTTCTTCCGGATCTCCGGGGACGCACTGGGCCTGGTGGACATGGGGCTGGTCTCGTTCGCCGCGGTCGCGCAGTTCGCCCCCGCACTGCTCGGCGGGCTGTGGTGGAAGGGCGCCACCCGCAACGGGGCGCTCGCCGGCCTGGTCGCGGGGATCGCGCTGTGGGCCTACACGCTGCTGCTGCCGGAGCTGGCCAAGACAGGCTGGGTGCCGGCGTCGATCGTGGGCGACGGGCCGTTCGGCATCGCGCTGCTGCGCCCGCAGGAGCTGTTCGGCCTCACCGGGGCGGGCGCGGTCGGCAACGGGGTGTTCTGGAGCCTGCTCGTGAACGTCGTCCTCTTCGTCGGGGTGTCGCTGGCCGGCCGCAGGACACCGGCCGAGACCGGCCACGCGGCGCTGTTCGTCGACATCGAACGCCGGACGCCGGGGCCGGGCACCCGCTTCTACCGCGGCAGCGTGCCGGTGGCGCGGCTGCGCGACCTGCTCGCGCGGTTCGTCGGGACCGAGGCCGCCACGGCACTCGTCGCCGAGCACGGCTCCCGCAGGGGCCCGCCGCTGCCCGACGACGCGCAGGCCGACGCCGAGCTGGTCCGGCGGGTGGAGACCGCGCTCACGGGCGCCGTCGGGCCCGCCGCCGCGCGGGCGCTCGTCGCCTCCGTGGCCGACGAGGAGCCGCTCGGCATGGCCGAGGTGGTCGAGCTGGTCGGCGAGGCGCAGCACCTCCGTGAGCTGGACCGGCTGAAGGACGAGTTCGTCGCCACCGTCACCCACGAGCTGCGCACGCCGCTGACCTCGATCAGGGCGTTCACCGAGATCCTGCGCGACAATCCCGACCTGCCGGCCGCGGAGCGGGCACGCTACCTGGAGATCATGGCGACCGAGACCGAACGGCTGACCAGGATGGTGAACCAGGTGCTCGACCTCGCGCGGCTGGAGTCCGGAAGGGCGGAGTGGCGGCTCACCGACGTCGACCTCGGCTCGGTGATCGACGAGGCCGCCACCGCCACGGCCCAGCTGTTCACCGACAAGCAGGTGGCGCTCGACGTCGACGTGCCGAGCCGGCCCGCGGTCGCCGAGGCCGACCGGGACGGCGTCATGCAGGTCCTGCTCAACCTGCTCTCCAACGCGGCCAAGGCCAGCCCGCCGACGGGCGGCGAGGTGCGGATCAGGCTGCGGACCGACGACGGCGTGGCCCGCATCGACGTCGCCGACAACGGTCCCGGCGTACCGCCGTCCGACCGGGAGCTGATCTTCGACCGGTTCCGGCGGGGCGGGGCAGGCGGCACCGGGCTCGGCCTGGCGATCAGCAGGCGGATCGTCGAGCAGTTCGGTGGCACCCTCCGCGTGTCCGACTGCGGGGGCAACGGCAGGGGCGCCACGTTCACGGTCGGGCTCCCGGCCCTGAGGCGGTAG
- a CDS encoding response regulator transcription factor, which yields MSRILICDDEPNIVVSLEFLMRQQGHDVRTVGDGEAALAAVPEFDPDLVLLDLMLPGRDGYEVCQTLRADGYRMKILMLTAKGREAEIAKGLAVGADDYVTKPFGTQDLVARVRQLLGAGP from the coding sequence ATGTCGCGGATCCTGATCTGTGACGACGAGCCCAACATCGTGGTCTCGCTGGAGTTCCTCATGCGCCAGCAGGGACACGACGTCCGGACGGTCGGCGACGGGGAGGCGGCACTGGCGGCCGTGCCGGAGTTCGACCCCGACCTCGTGCTGCTCGACCTGATGCTCCCCGGCCGGGACGGCTACGAGGTCTGCCAGACGCTGCGCGCCGACGGGTACCGGATGAAGATCCTCATGCTGACCGCGAAGGGGCGTGAGGCCGAGATCGCCAAGGGGCTCGCCGTCGGGGCCGACGACTACGTGACCAAGCCGTTCGGCACCCAGGACCTGGTGGCCCGGGTGCGGCAGCTGCTCGGAGCGGGGCCGTGA